A stretch of the Sulfurospirillum sp. UCH001 genome encodes the following:
- a CDS encoding CCA tRNA nucleotidyltransferase: MKLNCVFPTHFDRQINEAIAFLKPYTNRAYLVGGSVRDLCLNEALHDLDIEVYDIEPKAFEALMQRVGAVGVGKSFFVYKLGNIDFSLPRVERKSGIGHAAFEVQVCQDEKEASRRRDFSVNAMMLNIFNGELLDFWGGKEAIEQKVLAIIDEKSFKEDSLRVLRAMQFSARLGFKIEQNSLRVMQRISLEDLSKPRILWEFEKLFRASYLHYGLFYMYALDLFEKCFDACVEKHFFEIARELIRSKQNFEEPLMAYYFVYIVANKLKQEPLLWLKKLDAPNHYLQTFKNQPFFEGAISDEMLLQVSLEMPIKLWLGHYKEGVKQQALRLGIWDEIFTGGVNVQEVIRDGFVGRDIGEELRRRRIEKIKQLCEA; encoded by the coding sequence ATGAAACTAAACTGCGTTTTCCCCACGCATTTTGATAGACAGATCAATGAAGCAATCGCTTTTTTAAAACCCTATACCAACCGAGCATATTTAGTGGGGGGAAGTGTGCGAGACCTCTGTTTGAACGAGGCTTTGCACGATTTAGATATTGAAGTGTACGACATAGAACCCAAAGCATTTGAAGCGTTGATGCAACGTGTGGGAGCTGTGGGTGTGGGTAAAAGCTTTTTTGTGTATAAGTTAGGAAATATCGATTTTTCATTGCCTCGCGTTGAGCGTAAAAGCGGCATTGGACATGCAGCCTTTGAAGTGCAGGTATGTCAGGATGAAAAAGAGGCATCCAGACGTCGTGACTTTAGTGTCAATGCGATGATGCTAAACATTTTCAATGGTGAGCTGCTCGATTTTTGGGGCGGTAAAGAGGCCATTGAGCAAAAGGTGCTTGCTATCATTGATGAAAAAAGTTTTAAAGAAGACAGCCTAAGAGTACTTCGAGCGATGCAGTTTAGCGCGCGCCTTGGATTTAAGATAGAGCAAAACAGCTTAAGAGTGATGCAACGTATCTCTTTGGAAGATTTGAGTAAACCTCGTATCTTGTGGGAATTTGAGAAGCTATTTCGGGCATCTTATCTGCACTATGGGTTATTTTATATGTATGCGTTAGATCTTTTTGAGAAGTGTTTTGATGCGTGCGTGGAGAAGCATTTTTTTGAGATTGCGCGTGAATTGATACGTTCTAAGCAAAATTTTGAAGAGCCATTGATGGCTTACTATTTTGTTTATATCGTAGCCAATAAACTCAAGCAAGAACCATTGTTGTGGTTAAAAAAGCTTGATGCCCCTAACCATTATTTGCAAACTTTCAAAAATCAACCTTTTTTTGAAGGAGCGATAAGTGATGAAATGCTATTACAGGTAAGTCTTGAGATGCCAATTAAACTTTGGCTAGGGCATTACAAAGAAGGGGTTAAACAACAAGCGCTCAGGCTAGGGATTTGGGATGAAATATTTACAGGCGGTGTAAACGTCCAAGAAGTCATTCGTGATGGTTTCGTTGGACGGGATATTGGTGAAGAGTTACGAAGAAGACGAATTGAAAAAATCAAACAACTGTGTGAGGCATAG
- a CDS encoding tol-pal system YbgF family protein, translating to MKTLTLASIYELQGLKNEALEIYKELLRENPDNKEAKIAIKRLSGIRKKYLGVDEEMKKFFLNMNSEVEFLEFERWLVKLWN from the coding sequence ATGAAAACCCTAACACTCGCTTCAATCTATGAACTTCAAGGTCTCAAAAATGAGGCTTTGGAGATTTACAAAGAACTTTTACGCGAAAATCCTGATAACAAAGAGGCAAAGATTGCTATTAAGCGTTTATCAGGTATTCGTAAAAAGTATTTGGGTGTAGATGAAGAGATGAAGAAGTTTTTTTTAAATATGAACTCAGAAGTGGAATTTTTAGAATTTGAAAGGTGGTTGGTAAAGCTATGGAATTAA
- the leuB gene encoding 3-isopropylmalate dehydrogenase, whose product MKKIYNIAVIRGDGIGPEIIDEAIKVLDSVCAKEDFELRYEDYLMGGVAYDFKGTPLPDETIEGCLKSDAVLFGAIGGEKWDTLPREFRPESGLLKLRKSLGLFANLRPTAVFDELLDASTLKPEVLKGVDLFVVRELTGGIYFGEPRGNDGFKGYNTMVYTKPEIERIARVAFESAMKRRKEVCSVDKANVLEVSQLWRDTVNEIAKEYPEVKLSHMYVDNAAMQLVRNPRQFDVILTGNIFGDILSDEASMISGSIGLLPSASIGGKVGLFEPIHGSAPDIAGQGIANPLATVLSASMMLRFALGESKAADRIENAIKQVLKDGYRTKDLANFGAKEVCSTTQMGSIIADYVARI is encoded by the coding sequence ATGAAAAAAATCTACAATATAGCGGTTATTAGAGGCGATGGTATTGGTCCTGAGATTATTGATGAAGCGATAAAAGTACTTGATAGTGTATGTGCAAAAGAAGATTTTGAACTTCGCTATGAAGACTACCTTATGGGTGGTGTAGCGTATGATTTTAAAGGTACTCCACTGCCTGATGAGACGATTGAAGGGTGTCTTAAGAGTGATGCTGTTCTTTTTGGTGCCATTGGTGGTGAAAAATGGGATACATTACCACGTGAATTTCGTCCAGAATCAGGACTTCTAAAACTTCGTAAATCTTTAGGACTTTTTGCAAATCTTCGTCCAACGGCTGTTTTTGATGAGCTTTTAGATGCAAGTACGCTTAAGCCTGAAGTCCTTAAAGGTGTTGATCTTTTTGTGGTTCGTGAGTTAACAGGAGGTATCTACTTTGGAGAGCCTCGTGGAAATGACGGTTTCAAAGGTTACAATACTATGGTGTATACTAAGCCTGAAATTGAGCGCATTGCTCGTGTAGCATTTGAATCTGCGATGAAACGACGTAAAGAAGTTTGTTCTGTCGATAAAGCAAATGTTCTTGAAGTCAGTCAACTGTGGAGAGACACAGTCAACGAAATTGCAAAAGAGTATCCTGAAGTAAAATTATCACATATGTATGTGGATAATGCCGCAATGCAACTTGTACGTAATCCTCGCCAATTTGACGTTATTTTAACTGGTAACATTTTTGGTGACATTTTAAGTGATGAAGCAAGTATGATCAGTGGTTCTATTGGCTTGCTACCATCTGCTTCTATTGGTGGAAAAGTTGGTCTTTTTGAGCCTATTCATGGTTCCGCTCCAGATATCGCAGGACAGGGCATTGCCAATCCATTGGCGACTGTTTTAAGTGCTTCTATGATGCTTCGTTTTGCCTTAGGCGAGAGTAAAGCAGCTGATCGTATTGAAAATGCAATTAAACAAGTACTTAAAGATGGTTATCGTACAAAAGATTTAGCAAATTTTGGAGCAAAAGAGGTGTGTTCTACAACACAAATGGGCTCTATTATCGCGGATTACGTAGCTCGCATATGA
- a CDS encoding 3-isopropylmalate dehydratase small subunit, whose protein sequence is MSTISGKVWCFGDNIDTDLIIAARYLNTSDPKELAKHVMEDADPEFVKKVKAGDIIVAGENFGCGSSREHAPIALKAAGVSAVVAKSFARIFYRNAFNTGLPIFELAETDAINEGDTIAISMESGEVNNGAKTYKFSPIPPFMQELLAAGGLMNYAQKEMKK, encoded by the coding sequence ATGAGTACGATTAGCGGAAAAGTATGGTGCTTTGGCGATAACATCGACACCGATCTTATCATCGCAGCACGTTATTTGAACACCTCCGATCCTAAAGAGCTAGCAAAGCACGTGATGGAAGATGCAGACCCTGAGTTTGTTAAAAAAGTGAAAGCAGGCGACATTATTGTAGCAGGTGAAAACTTTGGTTGTGGCAGTAGTCGTGAGCACGCTCCAATCGCACTGAAAGCTGCGGGTGTTAGTGCTGTTGTTGCCAAAAGTTTTGCACGTATTTTTTATAGAAATGCGTTTAACACGGGACTTCCTATTTTTGAACTTGCTGAAACAGATGCTATCAATGAAGGCGATACTATTGCTATTTCTATGGAGAGTGGCGAAGTTAACAATGGTGCAAAAACCTATAAATTTAGCCCAATTCCTCCTTTCATGCAAGAACTTCTTGCAGCTGGTGGACTTATGAATTATGCACAAAAAGAGATGAAGAAATGA
- a CDS encoding ABC transporter ATP-binding protein, producing the protein MEIIRFEHVNVAYENENVLHDIHLSIKEGEHTAILGANGSGKSTLLKLFSNDLYPRYSDSMRKEIFGKTVWDIWELKKHLGIITNDLHYQFSERAPDLSGFEVALSGFFSSFHLYEHQGFKPEHTTKVEEVLAFLEIPHLRNKRISEMSTGELRKCIIARALVHNPKAMILDEPTVGLDIKAQLGFVQLLRKIAQERTIILVTHHLEEIFEEINHVVLIKQGSIYAQGPKEELLNDVHLSHVFDIPLRVQCEKGRYFVQSIGD; encoded by the coding sequence ATGGAAATTATCCGTTTTGAACATGTAAATGTTGCTTATGAAAATGAAAATGTTTTACACGACATTCATCTAAGTATCAAAGAAGGAGAGCATACGGCTATTTTAGGGGCAAATGGTTCAGGAAAATCGACTCTTTTAAAGCTCTTTTCCAATGACTTATACCCTCGTTACAGCGATAGTATGCGAAAAGAGATTTTTGGCAAAACTGTCTGGGATATTTGGGAGCTTAAAAAACATCTTGGCATCATCACCAATGACTTACACTATCAATTTAGTGAACGAGCCCCCGATTTAAGTGGTTTTGAAGTGGCTCTTTCAGGCTTCTTTAGTAGTTTTCATCTTTATGAACATCAAGGCTTTAAACCAGAGCATACAACCAAAGTGGAAGAAGTGCTAGCTTTTCTAGAGATACCCCATCTGCGCAATAAGCGAATTTCAGAGATGTCAACGGGTGAGTTAAGAAAGTGTATCATCGCAAGAGCGCTTGTTCATAATCCAAAAGCAATGATTTTGGATGAGCCTACCGTTGGGCTTGACATCAAAGCACAGCTGGGATTTGTTCAGCTTTTACGCAAAATTGCACAGGAGCGAACCATCATTTTAGTCACACACCATTTAGAAGAAATTTTTGAAGAGATAAACCATGTGGTGCTCATAAAACAAGGTTCTATCTATGCGCAAGGTCCAAAAGAAGAGCTCTTAAATGATGTTCATCTCTCTCATGTTTTTGATATTCCTTTACGTGTTCAGTGTGAAAAAGGGCGTTATTTTGTTCAAAGTATTGGTGATTAA
- a CDS encoding efflux RND transporter permease subunit has translation MFSKFFINRPNFAIVVSLIIIIAGIMAIRTLPVQEYPDVVPPQIIVSTTYPGADAITLEKSVASVLEEKINGVENMLYMMSTTSPSGLLTMNLYFEVDTDMAQAKLDVNNRVRLAESKLPDAVKRQGIEVAERSNDTLRVLVLYSDDNRYDTVFMSNYAINNILEEFKRIPGVSEAVVIGNQEYSIRVWIDPHKLSFYNLTATDVINAIKAQNEQYPVGQIGQEPLEKNLAFTYTVTSSGRLSSPEEFEQILVKTNSDGSSLRLKDVASLELGSERYYFKGIFNKKPTSMIRITLTSKANALDVSDLLDKKIEEIKKSFPEGLKVDATYDPTQFVRASIKEVIETLLEAVVLVVFVVYLFLGNIRATIIPVLAIPVSIVGTFAGFYATGFSINLLTLFGLTLAIGLVVDDAIIVIENVERILRKEALSVKEATIKAMQEITAPVLAIVLVLSAVFIPSAFMGGLSGTMSRQFAITIVISVAISGLVALTLTPALCSLLLKHEEEEPIWIIRKFNAMFDYITHHFGQIVQTTIRYSLLNLLIFGIMIFAITKLMHVIPSGLIPKEDKGTFFVVSSLPAAASLSRTHEVNIEVGNIALQHPSVKKVGGFSGSDFSSKAYTTEAGYSYVKLAHWDERKEANQTIDAISKEVIQKISTNKEARVAAVSPSTISGLGVAGGFEMYVQDRGSGNYHQLETYAREIVQRANERKELRSVRSTLSSSTPQYQLIVNNQKVKAYGIDIADVYSTIQAVFGSVYVNDINLFGRNYRVNVQAKGDFREDNKNYNDVFMRSSDGNLVSLGDLVSFKRVVNPSITKRFNMFPSAQILGETNVGYSSGEGLKIMEEIAAEVLPDGYSIAWGGASLQEKKLMETGNLSFVFAIVFIFLILVALYESWMIPWAIVLAVPFSLLGAELFIWLRGLQNDIYFQIGLITLVGLSAKNAILMVEFALQKIEEGYSLIDATIEGAKIRFRPIIMTSFAFIAGTLPLALSSGAGANSRHVIGTTVVGGMVTLTLIGVFFTPLFFYLLMKLKEKISLAFKS, from the coding sequence ATGTTTTCTAAATTTTTCATCAACCGACCCAATTTTGCTATCGTTGTCTCGCTCATCATTATCATCGCTGGTATCATGGCGATTCGCACCTTACCTGTGCAAGAGTATCCCGATGTCGTTCCTCCACAAATCATCGTTTCAACGACCTACCCAGGTGCTGATGCGATAACCCTTGAAAAAAGTGTTGCTTCTGTCTTAGAGGAAAAAATCAACGGTGTTGAAAATATGCTCTATATGATGTCCACAACTTCTCCAAGTGGACTTCTTACCATGAATCTCTACTTTGAAGTCGATACCGATATGGCACAAGCAAAACTGGATGTCAACAACCGTGTACGTCTGGCGGAGAGTAAACTTCCCGATGCCGTAAAACGCCAAGGTATTGAGGTCGCTGAGCGCTCTAACGACACTTTGCGTGTTTTAGTTTTGTACTCTGATGACAACCGTTATGACACTGTTTTTATGTCTAACTACGCCATCAACAACATTCTTGAAGAGTTCAAACGTATCCCTGGTGTTTCAGAAGCCGTTGTTATCGGAAATCAAGAGTATTCCATTCGCGTATGGATAGACCCACATAAACTATCGTTTTATAATTTGACTGCCACAGATGTTATCAATGCTATTAAAGCGCAAAATGAACAGTACCCTGTAGGGCAAATTGGGCAAGAACCACTAGAGAAAAATCTCGCATTTACCTATACCGTAACGTCTTCAGGAAGACTTAGTTCTCCTGAAGAGTTTGAACAAATCCTCGTTAAAACCAATTCAGATGGTTCATCTTTAAGACTTAAAGATGTTGCTTCTTTAGAGCTCGGTTCTGAGCGTTACTATTTTAAAGGTATTTTCAATAAAAAACCAACCTCAATGATTCGTATTACGCTCACGTCCAAAGCCAACGCTTTAGATGTTTCAGACTTACTGGATAAGAAAATTGAAGAGATTAAAAAGAGCTTTCCTGAAGGGCTCAAAGTTGATGCGACGTATGACCCTACTCAATTTGTAAGAGCTTCCATCAAAGAGGTGATTGAAACGCTTTTAGAAGCTGTTGTATTGGTCGTTTTTGTTGTCTATCTCTTTTTGGGAAATATCAGAGCGACCATCATTCCTGTACTTGCTATCCCTGTTTCGATTGTAGGAACCTTTGCAGGTTTCTATGCCACAGGTTTTTCCATCAACCTACTGACTCTTTTTGGCTTAACGCTCGCCATCGGTCTGGTGGTCGATGATGCCATTATTGTTATTGAAAACGTTGAGAGGATTCTGCGAAAAGAAGCACTCAGTGTTAAAGAAGCGACCATTAAGGCGATGCAAGAGATTACAGCACCTGTTTTAGCCATCGTTCTTGTATTAAGTGCTGTTTTCATCCCTTCCGCATTCATGGGAGGGCTTAGTGGAACGATGTCACGTCAATTTGCCATCACCATTGTTATCTCCGTTGCCATTTCAGGTCTTGTTGCGCTTACACTGACTCCTGCTCTTTGTTCATTGCTTCTTAAACATGAAGAAGAAGAGCCTATTTGGATCATTCGTAAATTTAACGCTATGTTTGATTATATTACGCACCATTTTGGACAGATCGTTCAAACAACCATTCGTTATAGCCTTTTGAATCTTCTTATTTTTGGCATTATGATTTTTGCGATTACAAAGCTTATGCACGTCATTCCATCAGGACTCATTCCTAAAGAAGATAAAGGAACCTTTTTTGTGGTCAGTAGCCTACCCGCTGCGGCTTCACTCTCACGTACCCATGAAGTAAACATCGAAGTTGGCAACATTGCATTGCAACATCCAAGCGTCAAAAAAGTCGGCGGTTTTTCAGGAAGTGATTTTAGCTCCAAAGCATACACAACGGAAGCTGGATATAGCTATGTTAAACTAGCACACTGGGATGAGAGAAAAGAGGCAAATCAAACAATTGATGCTATCTCCAAAGAAGTTATCCAAAAAATTTCTACCAATAAAGAAGCACGTGTTGCAGCGGTTTCTCCATCAACCATTAGCGGTCTTGGCGTTGCGGGTGGTTTTGAAATGTATGTTCAAGATAGAGGAAGCGGCAATTACCATCAACTTGAAACCTATGCAAGAGAGATTGTACAACGTGCAAATGAACGCAAAGAACTGCGTTCTGTAAGAAGTACACTCAGCTCCAGTACCCCACAGTATCAACTCATTGTCAATAACCAAAAAGTCAAAGCATATGGCATTGACATTGCCGATGTTTATTCAACGATTCAAGCTGTTTTTGGTAGTGTCTATGTGAATGACATTAACCTTTTTGGGCGAAATTATCGCGTCAATGTTCAAGCCAAAGGCGACTTTAGAGAGGACAATAAAAATTACAATGATGTTTTCATGCGTTCAAGCGACGGAAACCTTGTCTCGTTAGGCGATCTTGTTTCATTTAAACGTGTGGTCAATCCAAGCATTACAAAACGCTTTAACATGTTTCCATCTGCGCAAATTTTAGGGGAAACCAATGTAGGATACTCCTCAGGAGAGGGACTTAAAATCATGGAAGAGATCGCAGCTGAAGTTCTTCCAGATGGTTACTCTATCGCATGGGGTGGTGCTTCGTTGCAAGAAAAGAAATTGATGGAAACAGGCAATCTCTCATTTGTCTTTGCTATTGTTTTTATCTTCCTCATCTTAGTGGCACTGTATGAAAGCTGGATGATCCCTTGGGCAATTGTTTTAGCCGTTCCATTCTCATTACTGGGAGCAGAACTGTTTATCTGGCTCAGAGGGCTTCAAAACGACATCTATTTCCAGATTGGTCTTATCACTCTTGTTGGACTTTCAGCCAAAAATGCCATCTTGATGGTGGAATTTGCATTGCAAAAAATCGAAGAAGGTTACAGTCTCATTGATGCAACTATTGAAGGGGCAAAAATTCGTTTCAGACCCATCATTATGACCTCGTTTGCATTCATCGCAGGAACATTGCCCCTAGCGCTTAGCTCAGGTGCAGGAGCCAATAGCCGCCATGTTATAGGTACAACCGTTGTGGGTGGTATGGTCACACTCACTCTCATCGGCGTTTTTTTTACACCACTCTTTTTCTACTTGCTTATGAAACTAAAAGAAAAAATCTCACTTGCGTTCAAGTCCTAA
- a CDS encoding LysE family translocator: protein MELHTWILYVSVALIAIISPGPAVLLAINNSVIYDLKATAFSTFGNVIGLFVLSSAAMLGLGVILKTSLVLFLAFKILGACYLIYIGMKQFRTLSNIFKQVELTHKKSVAHYAKIFQKGFLVCITNPKPIIFFTALFPQFLTPESPLLEQFFILTVTFMILSFLTLMSYAFFAKRLKSWFMTHQRALWFNRISGAIFIALGFGLLGLERK, encoded by the coding sequence ATGGAATTGCACACATGGATATTGTATGTTTCTGTTGCACTTATTGCTATTATAAGTCCTGGTCCAGCGGTACTTTTGGCTATCAACAATTCTGTGATATATGATCTCAAAGCCACAGCATTTTCAACGTTTGGAAATGTCATAGGGCTGTTTGTGCTTTCTAGTGCTGCTATGCTTGGTCTGGGCGTTATCTTAAAAACCTCGTTGGTGCTTTTTTTAGCGTTTAAAATTCTTGGGGCCTGTTATCTGATTTACATAGGAATGAAGCAGTTTAGGACATTGAGTAATATTTTTAAACAGGTTGAACTCACACATAAAAAAAGTGTTGCACACTATGCGAAAATTTTTCAAAAAGGGTTTTTAGTGTGCATTACCAATCCCAAACCGATTATTTTCTTTACTGCACTTTTTCCACAATTTTTAACCCCAGAATCACCCCTTTTAGAGCAGTTTTTCATTTTAACAGTGACGTTTATGATACTCTCATTTTTAACATTAATGAGCTATGCTTTTTTCGCAAAGCGCCTAAAATCGTGGTTTATGACCCATCAAAGAGCCTTATGGTTTAACCGCATCAGCGGAGCGATTTTCATCGCTCTTGGCTTTGGGCTTTTAGGACTTGAACGCAAGTGA
- a CDS encoding metalloregulator ArsR/SmtB family transcription factor, with protein sequence METFLKTVGALNDETRLQILRFIHKNGEVCVCEIEEAFSMIQSRVSRHLKILKDAGFLRVDRRGKWAYYQVRSPLDRFRLECLEEISYLEMPLLTSLCACKDTK encoded by the coding sequence ATGGAAACCTTTTTAAAAACTGTCGGTGCACTCAATGACGAAACACGCTTACAAATTCTACGCTTTATACATAAAAATGGTGAAGTGTGTGTTTGTGAAATAGAAGAAGCCTTTTCAATGATTCAGTCACGTGTATCAAGGCATCTTAAAATTCTTAAAGATGCGGGCTTTCTAAGGGTTGACCGTCGTGGAAAGTGGGCGTATTATCAGGTTCGCTCACCATTAGATCGTTTTAGACTCGAATGTTTAGAAGAGATCAGTTATTTAGAGATGCCCTTACTTACCTCTTTGTGTGCCTGTAAAGATACAAAATGA
- a CDS encoding arsenic transporter, with protein sequence MILAFSLFLITLLCVIIQPRGLQIGTSAIIGAGVALLLGVVSFSDVLVVTSIVWDATLAFIGIIILSLVLDEIGFFEWCAIWMAKFSKGNGHLMFVYSLLLGSIISAFFANDGAVLILTPILLAKMRILKLEPKTIVAFLLAGGFISDSASLPFIFSNLTNIVTANYFHIGFAQYLSTMLFPYIISTFVSVAILWLFLRKDIPSYVNVELLHNPDDVLKSKPLFYLSWFFIAALMGSYFVGELYHVPISFIALGGALLFLAIATYFKAAKPWITIKTAPWQVVWFSIGLYIVVYGLKNAGLTEYLTHILNELNAQGNTIAIVGTGFIAAILSAIMNNLPSVMIMDIALHDIPNSALAYANIIGCNLGPKMTPFGSLATLLWLHVMAKKGVKISFWEYSKFGLIVTPPILLIVLLSLV encoded by the coding sequence ATGATCCTTGCCTTTAGCCTTTTTCTTATCACCCTTCTTTGTGTTATTATTCAACCACGTGGGCTACAGATCGGTACGTCTGCCATTATTGGAGCAGGTGTTGCTCTTCTTTTGGGCGTTGTGAGTTTTTCCGATGTTTTAGTAGTCACAAGCATCGTTTGGGATGCAACACTTGCTTTTATCGGCATTATCATTCTCTCATTGGTTCTTGATGAAATCGGTTTTTTCGAGTGGTGTGCGATCTGGATGGCAAAATTTTCTAAAGGCAATGGACACTTGATGTTTGTCTATTCGCTTCTTCTAGGCTCCATCATCTCCGCTTTTTTTGCGAATGACGGTGCGGTGCTCATTCTCACCCCTATTTTGCTCGCTAAAATGCGCATCTTAAAACTTGAGCCTAAAACCATTGTGGCTTTTTTACTCGCGGGTGGATTTATCTCAGACTCGGCTTCGCTTCCATTTATCTTTTCAAATCTTACCAACATCGTTACCGCCAACTATTTTCATATTGGTTTTGCTCAATACCTCAGTACTATGTTGTTCCCTTACATTATAAGTACCTTTGTATCGGTAGCTATTTTATGGCTTTTTTTACGCAAGGACATCCCTTCGTATGTCAATGTAGAACTGCTGCATAATCCTGATGATGTGTTAAAGTCTAAACCGCTTTTTTACCTCAGTTGGTTTTTTATCGCAGCGTTGATGGGAAGCTACTTTGTGGGTGAACTTTACCATGTCCCTATTAGCTTTATTGCCCTAGGTGGGGCACTTCTTTTTCTTGCCATTGCGACCTATTTCAAGGCTGCAAAACCATGGATAACGATTAAAACTGCTCCGTGGCAAGTGGTATGGTTTAGCATCGGACTTTACATCGTTGTGTATGGACTTAAAAATGCAGGGCTTACAGAGTACCTGACTCACATTCTCAATGAGCTCAATGCACAAGGCAACACTATTGCTATCGTCGGAACAGGCTTTATTGCAGCTATTTTGAGTGCTATCATGAATAATCTTCCAAGCGTGATGATTATGGATATAGCCCTTCATGACATCCCAAACTCTGCCCTAGCCTACGCCAACATCATCGGCTGTAATCTAGGACCAAAGATGACTCCTTTTGGTTCTCTTGCAACCCTTTTATGGCTTCATGTCATGGCAAAAAAAGGGGTAAAAATCAGCTTTTGGGAGTACTCAAAGTTTGGGCTTATCGTTACACCACCAATTCTTTTGATCGTACTTTTGAGTTTGGTTTAA
- the arsN2 gene encoding arsenic resistance N-acetyltransferase ArsN2 gives MELILRKAQENEYRAIIHLLASNDLPTADIYEKNITLFVGVHGSEIIATIGIETYGNVALLRSLCVKEGYKNQKVGEKMLSYLITLCKHENIEALYLLTRTAEHYFLRHGFEKITRENTPLHIQQTREFKDICPSSAVIMCLKL, from the coding sequence ATGGAATTAATACTACGTAAAGCACAGGAAAATGAATACCGAGCAATCATTCATCTGCTCGCATCCAACGATCTTCCAACAGCAGATATCTATGAGAAAAATATCACACTTTTTGTAGGAGTGCATGGCTCTGAAATCATCGCTACTATCGGGATAGAAACATACGGAAATGTGGCGCTTTTACGTTCATTGTGTGTAAAAGAAGGATATAAAAACCAAAAAGTGGGCGAAAAGATGCTCTCTTATCTTATCACCCTGTGTAAGCATGAAAATATTGAAGCGCTTTATCTACTGACCAGAACCGCAGAGCACTATTTTCTACGTCATGGATTTGAGAAAATCACACGTGAAAACACACCTTTACACATTCAACAAACACGTGAATTTAAAGATATCTGTCCTTCATCTGCTGTTATTATGTGCCTTAAACTTTAA
- a CDS encoding PAS domain-containing protein: MRKEYIDMLECVGHGFWEWNPIANLISLSPQWITMLGYDVKEFEQTKDRWMSLIHPDDLTYCLNELTALLSGRTKHYQHQHRMLCQDGSYKWVLDQAKVIAYNPNGYPTKVVGTHTDIDELRTTLEMYKQQRIKP; encoded by the coding sequence ATGAGAAAAGAGTATATCGATATGTTAGAATGCGTAGGACACGGATTTTGGGAGTGGAATCCTATCGCAAATCTGATCTCTTTATCGCCACAATGGATTACAATGCTAGGTTATGATGTAAAAGAATTCGAACAGACGAAAGATAGGTGGATGTCTCTCATTCACCCTGATGATTTGACCTATTGTCTGAATGAACTTACTGCCCTTTTAAGTGGTCGAACAAAGCATTACCAACATCAGCATCGTATGCTCTGCCAAGATGGAAGTTATAAATGGGTGCTTGATCAAGCTAAAGTCATTGCGTACAATCCAAATGGATATCCTACAAAAGTTGTAGGAACGCATACCGATATCGATGAACTTAGAACCACGTTGGAAATGTATAAGCAACAAAGAATAAAGCCTTAA
- a CDS encoding HPP family protein: MVKSYVERMKAKSKPPSRKPLSKILWSGVGAFLGIYFVAIFGYYFAIEETFFLLGSFGASAVLIYGAPQADFSQPRNIIGGHMLSAFVAVFLMKFFSPLFSIELLCALSVSLSIMVMHFSRTMHPPGGATALIYIMGNEHIHSLGWLYPFTPIGLGAVIMLFVALLVNNLSSNSQRHYPTYWW; this comes from the coding sequence GTGGTAAAAAGTTATGTTGAAAGAATGAAAGCAAAGTCAAAACCACCATCTAGAAAACCTTTAAGCAAAATCCTTTGGTCAGGTGTTGGTGCTTTTTTAGGTATCTATTTTGTCGCAATATTCGGATATTATTTCGCCATTGAAGAGACATTTTTTTTATTAGGATCTTTTGGTGCGTCAGCTGTTTTAATCTATGGTGCGCCTCAAGCCGATTTTTCGCAACCACGTAATATCATTGGTGGACATATGCTCTCAGCATTTGTTGCTGTTTTTTTGATGAAGTTTTTTTCACCACTTTTTTCCATAGAACTCTTGTGTGCACTGAGTGTATCACTTTCGATTATGGTGATGCATTTTAGTCGTACAATGCACCCACCAGGCGGTGCTACTGCACTGATTTATATCATGGGAAATGAACATATTCATTCTTTAGGCTGGCTCTATCCATTTACGCCTATTGGGCTTGGTGCAGTGATTATGCTTTTTGTCGCTCTTCTTGTCAATAACCTTTCTTCAAACAGCCAAAGACATTATCCTACGTATTGGTGGTAA